Proteins from one Oscillatoria nigro-viridis PCC 7112 genomic window:
- a CDS encoding HAD-IC family P-type ATPase has protein sequence MPSRAANDVDVAEQYWHYLEISKVATILETNLENGLEPTEANRRQQKFGPNELTVKAGKPAWLKFILQFNQPLLIILLSAGLIKAAIGEWLNASVIWGVTTTNATISFIQEAGAEKKIEALAQAVTTEATVIRGGKKLRIPSKELVVGDLVILTSGDKVPADLRLVKVRDLQIDESGLTGESVAVEKELGLSGDLVLPQETPLAERDNMAYAGSFVTFGQGSGIVIAIANKTETGKISQLLDRHIDLTTPLTRKFNQFSQNWLLFVLGMATLTFAVRLGRPVPAGVSAFKEAVEPAVALIVGAIPEGLPAVITVTLAVGVSRMANRHAIVRKLPAVETLGGATVICSDKTGTLTENQMTVQEIYAGGESYFVTGTGYSPEGEIQLNQLPITVSQAPTLQECLQAGLLCNDSHLEFKDDDWIVVGDPTEGALIAVGKKAELSQQTLSKSMPRLDSIPFESQFQYMATLHRTPTGKILYVKGSVESILGRCGSSLDTQGNPVEVDRAQIHHQVDEMAKQGLRVLALAKKPVPQSQNSVDHSDLESGLIFLGLQGMIDPPRAEAIAAVQACQTAGIQVKMITGDHIATAKAIARRMGFRKTKHHRELVAYTGAQLAEMSKQELGEAVEAGSVFARVAPEQKLRLVEALQQKGEIVAMTGDGVNDAPALKQADIGIAMGSGTEVSKEAADMILTDDNFASIESAVEEGRSVYKNLLKAISFILPVNGGESMTILLSTLLGRELPILSLQILWLNMLNSITMTVPLAFEPKSAGVMKQQPRPVNEPFLTGNRIKRIVAISLYNWTLIFGMFEWVRQADWGTLALARTMAIQALVMGRIFYLLSLSQLLPSLIAKFSGSKEEVSGAPALGVGIVLAVILQIIFANSPFVNRIFETAPMNLDQWLICFGVALPMIGVALWVNRFDPPN, from the coding sequence ATGCCATCAAGAGCCGCCAACGATGTAGACGTAGCAGAGCAATATTGGCACTACCTAGAAATATCCAAGGTTGCAACTATCTTAGAAACCAACCTGGAAAACGGCTTAGAACCGACAGAAGCCAACCGTCGCCAACAGAAATTCGGGCCCAACGAACTAACGGTTAAAGCAGGGAAACCAGCCTGGTTAAAATTTATCCTGCAATTTAACCAACCCCTCCTGATCATCTTGCTGAGTGCAGGTTTAATCAAAGCAGCGATCGGAGAATGGCTAAACGCTAGCGTAATTTGGGGCGTAACAACCACCAACGCTACTATTAGTTTCATCCAAGAAGCTGGAGCAGAGAAAAAAATTGAAGCCCTAGCCCAAGCTGTCACCACAGAAGCCACAGTCATTCGGGGCGGCAAAAAATTAAGAATTCCCTCCAAAGAACTCGTTGTCGGCGACTTAGTAATCCTGACTTCCGGCGACAAAGTACCGGCAGACTTGCGCTTAGTGAAAGTGCGCGACTTGCAAATCGACGAATCGGGACTCACCGGGGAATCTGTTGCTGTCGAAAAAGAATTAGGACTATCTGGAGACTTGGTTCTGCCACAAGAAACGCCACTAGCAGAACGGGATAACATGGCCTATGCCGGCAGTTTTGTCACTTTTGGCCAAGGTAGCGGCATCGTAATTGCGATCGCCAATAAAACCGAAACCGGCAAAATCTCCCAACTATTAGATCGCCACATCGACCTCACCACCCCCTTAACCCGCAAATTCAACCAATTCAGTCAAAACTGGCTGTTATTCGTGTTGGGAATGGCAACCTTGACCTTCGCAGTCAGATTGGGGCGGCCAGTCCCTGCGGGAGTTTCAGCCTTTAAAGAAGCAGTCGAACCCGCAGTAGCCCTGATTGTCGGCGCAATTCCCGAAGGCTTGCCCGCCGTCATCACCGTCACCCTAGCCGTAGGCGTTTCCCGGATGGCAAATCGCCACGCGATCGTCCGCAAATTGCCCGCAGTGGAAACCCTCGGCGGCGCTACAGTCATCTGTTCCGACAAAACCGGAACTTTGACGGAAAACCAAATGACGGTGCAAGAAATCTATGCTGGCGGCGAATCCTACTTCGTTACGGGTACGGGATACAGCCCCGAAGGTGAAATTCAACTCAACCAACTGCCAATTACTGTCAGCCAAGCTCCAACTTTGCAAGAATGTTTGCAAGCTGGACTCCTTTGCAACGACTCTCACTTGGAATTTAAAGATGATGATTGGATAGTCGTCGGAGATCCGACAGAAGGAGCGTTAATTGCTGTTGGCAAAAAAGCCGAATTGAGCCAGCAAACTTTGTCCAAGTCAATGCCGCGGCTGGATTCAATTCCCTTTGAATCTCAGTTTCAATACATGGCGACGCTGCACCGAACTCCCACTGGCAAAATTTTGTACGTCAAAGGTTCAGTAGAATCAATTCTCGGCCGCTGCGGTTCCAGTCTCGATACCCAAGGAAATCCGGTAGAAGTCGATCGCGCACAAATTCACCATCAAGTCGATGAAATGGCAAAGCAAGGCTTGCGCGTCTTGGCTTTAGCGAAAAAGCCCGTACCCCAAAGCCAAAATTCCGTCGATCACTCGGATTTGGAGTCAGGGCTGATTTTCTTGGGACTCCAAGGTATGATCGACCCGCCGCGGGCTGAGGCGATCGCAGCCGTCCAAGCTTGTCAAACCGCCGGCATCCAAGTCAAAATGATTACCGGCGACCACATCGCTACAGCCAAGGCGATCGCCCGCCGCATGGGATTCCGCAAAACCAAGCACCACAGGGAACTTGTAGCCTACACCGGCGCTCAACTGGCCGAAATGAGCAAGCAGGAACTCGGCGAAGCCGTAGAAGCCGGCTCAGTTTTTGCCCGCGTCGCCCCAGAACAAAAACTCCGCCTGGTAGAAGCTTTGCAGCAAAAAGGCGAAATCGTGGCGATGACGGGAGACGGCGTTAACGACGCGCCCGCCCTCAAACAAGCCGATATCGGGATTGCGATGGGCAGCGGTACTGAGGTTTCTAAGGAAGCCGCCGACATGATTCTTACCGATGATAACTTTGCGTCGATCGAATCTGCTGTCGAAGAAGGGCGATCGGTTTACAAAAACCTGCTCAAAGCAATCAGCTTCATTCTCCCAGTCAACGGCGGAGAATCGATGACAATTTTGCTCAGCACCCTCCTCGGTCGAGAATTGCCGATTTTGTCGCTACAAATTCTCTGGCTGAATATGCTCAACTCGATCACCATGACTGTGCCCCTGGCTTTCGAGCCCAAGTCAGCGGGAGTCATGAAACAGCAGCCCCGACCGGTAAACGAACCTTTCCTCACCGGAAATCGGATCAAGCGGATCGTCGCTATTTCTCTTTACAACTGGACTCTGATTTTCGGAATGTTTGAATGGGTGCGCCAAGCGGATTGGGGAACTTTGGCACTGGCCCGCACGATGGCGATTCAAGCTTTGGTAATGGGGAGAATTTTTTACCTGTTGAGTCTCAGCCAGTTGCTGCCTTCTTTGATTGCTAAGTTTAGCGGTTCTAAGGAAGAAGTTAGCGGCGCTCCCGCCCTCGGTGTAGGAATTGTTCTGGCGGTGATTTTGCAGATCATCTTTGCTAACTCTCCGTTTGTCAATCGCATATTTGAGACGGCTCCGATGAATCTGGATCAGTGGCTGATTTGCTTCGGTGTCGCTCTGCCGATGATCGGTGTTGCTCTCTGGGTCAACCGCTTCGATCCAC